CTGTGGAAGTGGTTGAGATGTATGGATTCTCAAAAGTGGTTTTGTTTATCACAAATCTACATTGCCtacattcatttaacaaatactgatTAAGCCCTGTTATATGCCAGACAATGCCACCTCAAAGTGACTCTTAATTGGCAAACTCTGCGATCCAAACAGATTTATCCATCTAGTTCAAGACCTATATCTCCACTTGGTCCAAGGCCCCTGGATCCGCCCAAGCAGGAGTGACTAACTCCTGCTCACAAAACATCATCCTTTGTCTGCTCACAGAAATTGGTCCTTGAGATCTAAAAGTCCACTAATAAAGGAGATGCAGCCCAGTAGCTGGAGGAACACTTAGGATGTTGAGGCAGACCAATCGATGAGGACACAATTTCTGCTCCACCACTGACTTGGTTGAGAAATCCTGGGAAATTACCTAACCCCTGTGAGCCTAATATTCATGATATAGAAAGGGACTGTGGATACAATCATTTTTAGACTTCTGTGAGGAGGTCAAAAAACTCTATTGAGTCTGCTCAACTCTGATCAAGTATTGGTTCCTACTAGGCAAGTGCTGGTTTACTTCTCCACCCTGTTCCTTACCACAGCAGGGACGCCATTGTCATGTGCTCAATGGCATAGCAGTGATGTAGGAAGAATTCCAAATCAACACAAGAAGTACCATGTGAACACACATGATGTCATAAAGGATACTTACAACCGTTTCTTTGTGTGAGGATCAGTTAATACTGTAGTAGAGACTGAGGGaaaacccaggcagcctgggtGAAGGGCACCAACTGATTTCTGATGCTCCTGTTGTTATCTTTGATTTTGGCACAACGACAGTGAGACAGGGATTGTGCTGAGATGCAAACCTTCAGTAAGTGGATATGCACGTGCacgaaagtgtgtgtgtgtgtgatctctcTGATTTTTTAATCACTTGCCCACTCTCCTATGAGATTCCCAAAACAAGGCTGTGATTGTGATTGCTTCTGTCAAATCACCTTCTTTAGGGAGGCCTCTGGTCCTGTTTAGACTTAGCTGGTCAGTATGGGGATTGCTATAGCTGTTTGgtagctcattttttttccaatttatttattttcagaaaaacattattcattattttttcaccacacccagtgctccatgcaagccgtgccctctataatacccaccacctggtaccccaacctcccaccccccgccacttcaaacccctcagattgtttttcagagtccatagtctctcatggtagcTCATTTTTAACACTTCCCTCTTGACAACATTATTTCTGAAGTAATGTCAGTTCTCAAAGATGATTCTGATGCTCTGTATGCTGTATGTTGACTATGGACCATTATTCCTCTTTCTAATATTTGATCGTTCCCTTTCATCGGTGGATTTTTATGAAAACACGTTGTTTTCCTGGGATTCTCCAAAGGTCATAATAAggtttctctttgttgttgttattgttgtttagtATCATTATGAACTCATGGCTTTTTAACATGTCGATGGGCTTCAAACCAttgttttgagcagaagagtgAAATGATTTATGTTCTACTCTTGGGCTGAAAACAGACGGTAAGGGAGCAAGGATGAAAATAGAAGGACCAGTTGGAAGACAGTATAATCCAGGAGATAGATTTTGGGGTCTTGGCTAGGGTGGTAATAATAGTGGTGGTGAGAAATGGCTAGATTATGGATGTACTGGAAAGAGTAGGCAAGAGAATTTCCTGAACAGTTGGATGTGGagtgagagagattgagcacTCCAGGCCACTTCCAAGTTTTGACACTGAGCCATTGGCATTTCAGCATCAAATGCTCTGCCCATGTTTAATTCCACTTTCGGCGCCACACAGGGAACATCCCAAAGGTTGTGAGTAGCAGGGCTGTCATGACAGCAAGGCCACACACTGAAAGCAGTGACTCCCCAGAGGAATTAATCTGAAACATGGTTGTAATCAGTATATCATGGAGCAATCACCAGTGAACAGACTTTTACTCATAAGTGTGCCCTAAGACAGCATGAAGTAATTAAGGTACAAAAAGTACAACACACAAACTGAGAGAGCCTTAAATATTAGAATCCAAAAGGAAGCTGTTTTCTACCAGTCTAGGTACCTTAATTCTTCCCTCACTGTCTACCCAAACCACTAGCATTATTATCTGCTGTTTCACTGTTTCAGTTGAATgtggtaaaaataaaacacccTTAGTGAATCCACTGTGGGAGAGAGAAATGGCCTCTTATTTCTGTAGATACCAGAAAATTTCCAAAACTTtccatatgtaaattatatatgttGGCAGGGAGTATTTGCAGGGGGAATGGCGAATATCAATACAACTCCTAGGAGTGAATACAGGATGAAATAGCACCAAGACACTAAGTGTACTTGTGGTTACAATATCCAAGAAAGTAGAAGTCAGATTAAAGGAAATTgatatgagaaagaaagaggcagtaCATAATAATAAAGCGATCAGTACACTGGGGAGTCATAATGATCCTAAATGTGTATGGGCCAAACAACAGAGACTCAAAgtacatgaaacaaaaaaactaagagagctgaaaggagaaataaccaCATCCATAATTATAGTTGGGGCCTTCTACAGCCCCCTCCCATTTAACAAGGGATAAAATTACTAGAGACAAAACCAGCAAGAATATAGGAGATCTGAATAACACAATAAACAGGATCTATGCGACATAAATATAGTACTCCAACCAATGACAGCAAGGCACGTCCCCCCCCCATGTCTATCTAATATTCATCAAGCTAGAGCATCTCCTGGACCATcaaacaaacctcaacaaattttAAGAGAATTGAAATCACACAGGGCGTGTTCTCTAATCATAACGGACCCATGTTAGAGATcaataatataatgaaaaaagaagaatccCTGGACACTTGGAAATGGTAGTTGACATATCATCCCAGTTTGTAATTCAGATCCTTGTTATAGAGGAGCCGAGGTTAGGAAGGGTTGTCCCCTCACCTGAAAGGCATTTCaggctgggaaaaaagaaaactcactctGGGTATTTCAAACTGAGTATTGTTGACAAcaaggctggagggaggggaacaGCTTAGGAGGCTGTTACATCAGTCCCACCTGACATTAAAGCTTGAACTACACCAGCAAAGGAAGTACAGCTTGCTGAGTGTTAGTGGGATCAGTTTGGTGGCTGACTAAATTTGGGAAGCATGAGAAAGAATGCTTCCCTGGTATTGGTGTGGTACTTAGACAAGCCGGAAAGAAGGCACAATTTAGATGTCTTCCTAGTGTATGGCTGGTTTCCAGTCTAACCCATGGATGCATAGACCTCTGTTTTTTTTATAAATCCtgcttcattctttaaaaggttCAATACataacctcctcctcctcctcctctcccaagATCCTTCCCTGATAGTCCCATCTGCCAAATAAGGCTCTCCTATCTGGACAAGCAGAGGAGTTTCCTTTCTGGGGTTTGGGGGATTGGACCCTTAGGGCAGGTTGACACTTTGCTTGTCCTACCATGGAGTTAGCCTAAGATGGATACATGGTAAGGGGACCACTGACATGTCTTCAATcttgtattttttccccttttgagaATACAATGATGGTGATAGCTCAcctcaaggaagaaagaaaatttggagTTCATTCCACGGTGATTTTGTCAAGAGGAACCCTCATTATGAATGTGGTGGATATGAGCCTCATCCTTCATACCTCCAGGAGAATGATGGAAATGTGTTGATGAGAGATGTCCAAGAGGACCCCAAAATAAGACAGTAAGTGACCAGGCAGACTGGTTTGCATGTAGCAGCCCCTGGGACTAGGTGACTCTTTCACTCTCCctggtcttctttttcttctctcactgGAAAACTGAAGGATGCCAGAAGTGGAATAATGGTTAAGAGATCCTAATTGTATTCCTGGTGACAGAGAGGTGAGGGTGTATAGAAGAAGACTTTCTTAGCATTTATGGCCCTACCTCTGTCTTTCCACTTCTCCTCCACAGCACTCCCTATAGCACCCGGCACAACAAGAGGAGAGTGAAATGGCAAAATGAAGGCCATATCCATATTACTGTgtggagagacagaaaaaatcTGAAGAGAGAAATGGGGGAGAACACACAAGATGGAAACCCAGGGAAATGGTTCAAGATCAACGTGAGTGTCTTGGCAAGGTCTGCATTAGATAGACTATCCTGgaaccttatttaaaaaaaaggaagaacacatTACACAACCTTATGTCAATTACTTGGAGGAGAGCTTTCCAATGGAGATTTCTCTTCATCGGAGGGTCTAGAAAATTCATATTTGGCacgaaaataagaaagaatgccAGTGGTCCCTTCTTTTGAAGTTCTATGCAGCTCAAAAGAAGGTCAGATAAGAACACTGTTGGGTCTGTTTCCAGCTTTAATTCTATGTTGTCTCTCCTCACTCCCATCTCTTCTTTTCACCTTTAGATTCCCTATGGAAGAAAGTATGACAAGACATGGCTAATGAATTCAATCCAGAGCCATTGCAGTGTCCCCTTCACTCCAGTGGATGTAAGAGAGGATGTTGAAGCCAGATGAGTGGGCATAGGGAAGTGTGGGTGAGGGAAGCCAACTGAGCCAGAAGACTCTAtcctccaaaattatttttgcctCCCTCTCCTGCAGTTTCACTACGTGAAAAACCAGGCTCGGTTCTTTGTTCAGGATGTTGGCACTGCCTCTGCACTGAAGGATGTCAGCTGCAAGATTTATGATGAGGAGAACCGAAAGGTATGTGTTGAGAGCATTACCTCTCCCTAGTCCTGGGGCAGGAAGAAAGGGCAGgtctggttgtcttctttggaatTAAAGTTCTTGGTGTTTGCCCCACCTCTCCTTCCTGCAGATATCTATCTTTGTCAATCCCTCCTCTGTACCCTACTCTGTGAGGTATAAGTTGGAGCCAGAAGAAATGGAGCAGCTAAAGGTAATGCAGACTCAAGGCCCACTGTGTGCCCACACCCAGACCCACCTCTTCTTCCTTCAGCCCCTGATTTCCCTATCCCCACTAGAGCCTCCCAGtggctctctgtgtctctctctgcagcTGACCATGAACAAACGCTATGACGTCTCCCAGCAAGCTCTTGACCTCCAGTGTCTCCGCTTTGACCCAGGTACACAACAGCAAATATTCTAGGGCAGGTGAGGGCACAGGGATCTTTCTGGGATGGAAACTGAGGGATGGTGATGTGAGAAGGGGTTGGTGCTGGCCCTAGACCCCACTCTCAGCCTTCTGATTGCCTCCTCTCGGCTTCCTGAAGACTTGGTAGGCCATGATATAGATATAATCCTGAACCGAAGAAACTGCATGGCAGCCACCCTGCAGATCATTGAAGAGAATTACCCTGAGGTGAGACCCTGGGCCCAGTGCTGTTATTAATGGTAGGGGGTGGGACACATGGGGTGGAGGACAGAGTTGTCTCTGAGTCCCTGGTAGTAATTGTCACTCTAACTCTTCTTCACCAACAGCTATTGTCCTTGAACTTGAGCAACAACAAACTGTATGGGCTAGATGGCCTGTCTGACATTATAGAGATGGCCCCCACAGTCAAGAATCTGAACCTCTCCAAAAAtgaggtgggaagagggagccaAATCAAAGTTGGGGTTGACAGTGGGTGGTAGTGCTCATCAGAGTAATGACAGGAGGCAACAGAAGGTACCTGTGTGGAAAGGTGGGAGCTCGGGTGCAGGGCCCTTGTGTCTCTTTCCCTGGGAATCTTTTCCAGTTTCTTCCCCATATTTCTCAGCTGAACTTGGTGTGGGAGTTAAACAAGATGAAAGGACTGGAGCTTGAAGAGCTTTGGCTAGAAGGAAACCCCTTGTGTGACACCTTTCCAGACGAGTCCACCTACATAAGGTCAGTGTGAACACCTCTCACACTTCCTGGGAATCCTCAGTCCTGGGAACCTGAACTGTTCCTGAGAATGCATGTATGCAGGAAGCTACAACACTAGTCCTCTAGAAGGACCATAGGTCCCATCTACTCCTCTCTGTGTGTCCTTCAGCTGTAAGGAGTTTCCTTCCTCTGACCTGCTCACCTGCTCTCCTGGTCTGGAGTCTGTTTTCACCTCACT
Above is a genomic segment from Neovison vison isolate M4711 chromosome X, ASM_NN_V1, whole genome shotgun sequence containing:
- the NXF5 gene encoding nuclear RNA export factor 5, which gives rise to MSKRQQQQKYVLPSDKYETYRNEEYNDGDSSPQGRKKIWSSFHGDFVKRNPHYECGGYEPHPSYLQENDGNVLMRDVQEDPKIRHTPYSTRHNKRRVKWQNEGHIHITVWRDRKNLKREMGENTQDGNPGKWFKINIPYGRKYDKTWLMNSIQSHCSVPFTPVDFHYVKNQARFFVQDVGTASALKDVSCKIYDEENRKISIFVNPSSVPYSVRYKLEPEEMEQLKLTMNKRYDVSQQALDLQCLRFDPDLVGHDIDIILNRRNCMAATLQIIEENYPELLSLNLSNNKLYGLDGLSDIIEMAPTVKNLNLSKNELNLVWELNKMKGLELEELWLEGNPLCDTFPDESTYISAIKNCFPKLLRLDGQELSPPVITDTDTPCLLKPCKESYKGSDALKSLVLQFLQQYYFIYDSGDRQGLLGAYHDEACFSLVIPLNPKDPGPSSLWECFKESRNMKKSKDPSLCVQPLKHTKYDIVGSLCVLPKTQHDLSSFLVDMWFQTERMLCFTVHGVFKEVEGKSQGSVRAFTRTFITIPASNSSLCIVNDELFVRDATPSETWNAFSYRDPTLTSSSMPTLSQEQQEMVHAFSTQSGMKLEWSQKCLQDNEWNYARAGQVFTMLKNEGKIPEEAFKQTT